DNA from Deltaproteobacteria bacterium:
AGCAAAAGTATAGATGATTTCGACGATGAGGACGAACCATGACGGCTCCCCTCCCCTTCGCTCGCCTTGAATTCCTTACCTCCAAACAAAATCCTAAATTTAAAATCTGGAAAAGTCTTCTTCAGGCCAAGGGAAGAAAAACCGAAAAACTATTTCTCCTTTCTGGCGAAAAAATTATTTTAGATTTTTTTAATAAAAGCGGCAATGATCGCCTCAACAAGAAGAAATCTATCAGCGACTTTCAAATTTCTGCTATTTTATTTCCTGATAACGAAGCACTGTATCTTCATTTTATGAACTTGATCAACGGATCAACCCCTTCGGATTGGAGGGGTGACGATAAGGATTCAAATCAAGGCCAAAAGATGAAAGCGTATCGACTCAGCGCTGATCTTTTCAATGAGCTGGACACCTTAGGAACACATTTTTGCTTAGTCGTTTTAACATCTAAGGAATTTAAAGGTGCCAATTTAAATACGCCTCCTGTCGACTTGGAACTCGTTTGTCCAATCAGTGATCCCAGCAACTTAGGCGCTATCTGCCGCTCCGCCTACGGCTTTGGAGTTAAGAAATTGATATTAACTAAAAACTCAGCTGACCCTTATCACCCTAAATCATTGAAAAGCTCCAGCGGCGTCGCTCTGCAAATGCAGTTTGAACGACTTGACAAAGAGCTCTCGCAAATTCAACCCAATCAGATATCAGAATATGACGTGGGTTTAGACCTTCTAGGCACCGCCATTTCTGAATACCCTTGGCCGAAAAACCTTCGTCTTTGGCTTGGGGAAGAGGGACAAGGCCTGAAAATCATCCCGAGAGCTCAATGCTTGTTTATACCGACTCAAGGAATCGAATCCCTCAATGTCACTGTTGCCGGGAGTATCGCCCTTTACCTTTATCAGTCCAGCAGAAACAAGTAAAAAAAAAGCGATCAAAAAAGGTTTGATTCGTTACTCCCGAGAAAAGGGATTTTAAAAGATGGTTCGCAAGTTTAAGAAAGTTTTTTCCTAAGAATGCATTGAGTTGAACAGCACCCTTCATTTGAAAAATGGGAACTAGTTAGATCTAATGAGAACCATCTGAACATTCTTAGGATAATGGGGCTTGTATGAGTTTACACTTTAAAAGAGTTTTTTCCACGGTTGTCATTTTATTGTTTTTCATTGCTTCTGCTGGTTTTGCAAATCTGCAAAATGCCGATTCAAAGTTTAAATCCAAATTATACAATGAAGCCGCAAAACTATACGAGGAAGAAGTAAGAAAAGACAACTATAAGTCTTTAGAAGTGGAAATAAAAGAAGAGATAGTCCTTAAACTGACACAAAGTTTGATTTTATCAAATGCGTTTGAAAAAGCCTTGCTACAAATTTCCAAATTAAATTTGACAGAGAAAAGCAAAAATTACCCCTTTTATTTGTTGTTAAAGGCAAAGTCTTTTGAAAAGTATTTACAAAATTATCGATATCAAATGCAACAGCTAGTAGTTGAAGGGGAAACGGATATTCTTAAAAAATCCCCAGCATACTTTGAGGGGCAAATCCGTGAAATAACCCAAAACCTTTGGCAAAATCGACTTGAGTATTTAAATATAGTTTTAGCTGAAAATTTATATTTATTTGATATGTCGAGTGCTGACTCAGAATTAATTCCTACCTTTTATGATTATCTTATGACTCAGTTTCAGGCGAATTATCAATGGCAAAATGTTAAAGAATTTAATATTGAAAAAATGTTAAAAGAAGCCTCTGAAGTCGAGGCAAAGTCTTCACTATTAAAGTCAATGACTGCACCATTTTCACAAAGTGAGATTAATAAAAAAAGATCTTATATTCGCGAGAAGTGGTTAATTGAGTTAAAAAAGCGCGAATGGCAAATTCCACAGTACGTTGATTATGAATTCAACTTTACGGAAAGTAAGGAAGAAAAAGAAGCTATTGAAAAAAACAAAGAGCTGTCAGACAAAATGAATTTCTTTTTAGTGGGTCTAAAAACCTCTCGAGCGAAATCGGAATGGTATGTTCTACTTGCAAAAAACGAATTTAAAAATAAAGATTTTGAAAAGAGCTATACTTATTGCGAAAAAGCGCTGGATTTATACAAATCTCAAATCTCTGCTGAGTGTTTTGAGATTCAAAGATCCATTGCCAACAAAGAGATGAACTTTGCCCACGGTTTATTTGATTCTGAAGAAGAAATTGAAGTGCCGTTGAAGGTACGTAATTTTGATAAAATATTTATACGTCTGTATGAAGTTCCTTTTGATGGGAACTGGGATAAAGCCTTATCAGACTTTAGAAGCTCTACAAACGTTTATCTTGATAACGAGCGCATAAAAAAATGCTTATTGGAAAAACCTGTTTTGGAAACAGAAATAAGTGCTAACACAAAAAGAAAACATACCTACAGTGAGACCTTAATTAAGATTTCTAAACGTCAACCTGGACGATATATAATATTGGCCTCTGAACATAAGAGCTTTGAGTTTGAAAAAAAATTTATTGCCGGGACCTTTGTATTAATTAGCGATTTGGTTATGCTCACTCAAACGGGCATCGAGTTTAATTCTGAAAAATCATTGGCTGTTAAGGATATAATGAATTTGCCAACTCAGCATTTTTATTATTTTAATTTCATTACTGGAAAATTAGAAAAAAATGTCAATTTGCTGTACTCATTAAATCATAAGGCCAACCAGTTACTGCAAAATCAAAATGATAAATCTAGTGTCTGGGATGATTGGGATTTTACGGGACAACAAAGATTAGGCTATGGCCATCAATTATATGCAGTGGCTTATAAGGGAAAATCTTTTTCGTATTTAAATCAGTACATAAATAAAACACATCAACAAAAAGTGGATATGATTATAGAGAAAGACCGCCCTATTTATCGCCCCGGGCAAAAGATTAATTTCAAGGTGATGGCCTTACAACGGGTTCCTTTTGGTTGGCAAGTGATGCCTTTTAGGAAAGTCACAGTAACTATCAAAGATGCGAATTACAAACAAGCTCATACGGTAGACTTAAAACTAAATGAAATGGGGTCCTCTAGTGGTGAGTTTGAAATTCCTAAAACGGCTTTGTTGGGAAATTACCATATTGAAGCGCTTATTCAAGATCAGGATTTGAATTTAACAAATGTTGTGAAAAACTTTACCGAGTATTTCAAAGTTGAAGAGTATAAACGGCCTGAGTTTTTTGTGGAAATTCCTAAGTCAGAATCAGTTTGGGTGTTTAATAAAAAATCCAAAATTCTGATCAAGGCAAAATATTATCATGGTTCCCCAGTAAAAAATGCGGTGGTTAACTATAATATAACTCCGCAGGCGTTTTGGCCTTGGTTTTATCGCCCGTGGTTTTATGATCAAATCGTCACTCATGGAACTGATCCATCCGCAGAGCAAAAAATGGCTGGCTCTGGAACGACAAATGATAAAGGAGAGTTAGAGATCGAATACACTCCACAAAGTAAATCAGAATCCCCGATGCAATACTCGGTAAAGGCAGATATTCGTGACACCGGTGGTAGAACTATTTCTGGAAACCAAAGTTTTTATGCCAATAAATCTGAATATGTTATTCAATTGGTTCAAGATAAAAACTTTTTCTTTAGCAATGAAAATCCAAAATACACTGTAGATTTGAAAGATTTGAACGGAAGAAAATATGCTGGCGATGTTCGTTTTGTTTTGTCTGAAGTATTGCCTCCTACTTCAGAGCAATTAAAAAAGTTAAAAGATAAAGAAAAGAATCCTTACGGGAACCCTGAATATCCATACTATCCGCAGTTTCGAAGAGGATATGCCTCTCATCATACTCCAGAGCATGATGTTAATTTTTACCTTAAGGATTTAACAAAAAAAGAAGTTGAAAAGAAAAACTTAAAAGTGAAACTTGAAAAATCATTGAATGCTGAATTTTCAATACTTAAAGAAGGTTTTTATCATTTAAAGGCGGAATCTTTGGATTCGCAAAATGTTAGCGCCAGTAATGAATTGTACTTTATGGTTTATCAAAATGGGGAAATGATATCTCAGTTTTATTTACCTAAATTTACCTTGCAGGAAAAAAAGTCCTACCAAGTAGGCGATAAAATTAAAATCATTTTTGGTTCAAGTCAGTTGATGGGCGATGCTGTCGTCAATGTTTTAAGAAGGCAGTTTTTAGGAGCAAATAAGATCTATAGTGATAAAATCAAATTTAGACTTTTTGAATTTAAGGCTGAAGATCAGTTTCAAAGAAATGTCACATTCACTTGGTTTGGCTGGGGCGAAAGGAAAGTGATTCAAGGTAGTGAAAATATTGAAATTGAACCTTATAACAAAAAGCTTAATTTAGTGTTGGAATATAAAAAGGAATTAAAGCCCCGTGATAAGCAAAGTTTAAAAATCAAAGTCGAGAACTCGTCTTCAAATCTTGAGGGATTGTTAAAAGTCTATGATCAGTCATTAGAGTATTATGGCAAAGATTCTAAAGATCGTTTCATGGAACTTTATTCCTCGGATGAATCATCACAGCCTGTTTACGCTTTTGAATTTTACCCTCAGACAACTCCAGTGCCAGAAAAAATAAATGTTTTTAGTGCCATGATTGAACTTTTTAGAAAAAACGTAAATCTGAAAAGACCACCTAGATTAAATATTGATTTTGATATGTATGCTTATCGAGGTCGAGGGGGAGAAAATCTTTTAAAATCAATGGAAGTGACTGCATCGACTGCAGGTAACATGGAAATGGATTCCTTGGCGAGTGTCCCGGGAATGAAGCCTCAAAGCATTGGCGCCATGGGGGGAACTGCTCCTGCCGCGGAAGATAAAGCTGGCGCTATGAAAGGGGAGGCTCTTTCAAAAAAGGACTCCTCTTCAAAACGTCAAGAACAAGAGGATCAGGAAAGCTCTAAAGTTCAAGTGCGATCTGATTTTTCTGAGACCGCTGTTTTCAGTCCACAAATTGAATTCAAAGGAAGAAATGCCAGTGTCGAATTTAAGCTTCCTGATCAATTGACAACTTGGAAATTGGAAACTTTAGTTGTTGGTAAGAACGGAACTTTAGGACAAGGGTCGGGAAGTTTCATTACCAGTAAGTCTTTAATGACCAAGTTACAATTACCAAGATTTTTCCGAGAAAATGATCAGTCGGAAATCCGCGTATTTGTAGAAAATAAATCCAAAAAAGATTTATCAGGTTTTGTCAAAATCACGTTAGAGCAAGAGGGTAAAGATGTTTATGCTCTTTATGCGAAGGAATTAAACAAGAAAAACTGGACATTAAAAGCAGGGGGACAAGTTTCTTTAGCATGGAAGGTGGAAGTGACTTCAACGCTTAGTGATTTAAAAATCAAAACGGTGGGGATGTCAGGTGAGGAAGCTGATGCTGAAGAAAGAATTATTCCTGTATTACCTTCTCGAGAGCGGCTAATCGAATCACAAATTTCCTTTTTGGATGACAAGATGAAAACCAAACTCGTTTTACCTAAGTGGAATGAAAAAGATGAAACTCGTGTAAACGAACAAATTGCGGTGCAAGTGGATCCCCAATTGCCATTGATGCTGTTAAATTCTATTCCTTCATTGATTAACTATCCCTATCATTGCTCGGAACAATTAATTAATAAATTTGTTCCCTTAGCCATAGTAAACTCTTTGTATGAAAAAAATCCAAAGCTTAAAGAAGCTTTAAAAAAAGTGCCACTAAGATCAACTTTCAATCTGCCGTGGGAAGATAAAGATCCAAGACGCTTGATTAACCTAATGGAAACACCTTGGAAGCGTGTTTCCGAAGGGTTAACAAGTCCTTGGGATTTGATTCAACTAACCGATTCAGAACAAGTTGAAAAAATCAAACGTTATGTTTTTACAGAATTGCAGAATCGACAACTTTCTAGTGGTGGCTTTTCCTGGTTTTCTGGCGGCAAGGAAGATTTGTATATTACCTTAATTGTGCTGGAAGGCTTTTCAGAGGCGATGAAATATAGAGTCGATATTCCCAAGGACATGATCAGTAAAGCTTTAGATTATGTTTATAGTGAATTGCCAAAGCATTTAAAAGCCGAGCCATCGGAACTGCAGTTTTTGATTTATGGTTCGTATATTTTTTCTTCCTTTGATGAGGTAGGTTTAAAGATGTCGAAAAATAAAGACGCTCTAAAATCCTGGGTGCCTTTTATCGAAAAAAATGACCATCTCATCACCCAGCTTGGATATGCCTATTTGGCGAATATTTATCAACGCATGAATCAAAAAGAAAAAATGGAAAAATCATTAAAGCGGGCATTTGACGGTATGAAAACCGATGATTTGATTGGTTCCTACTGGGCTCCCGAAGAGAAGTCCTGGATTTGGTACAACGATAGTGTGGAAAAACATGCTTTCTTTATTCAAACTTTAGTGGAACTAAAACCAAAAGACGAGCGTATTAAAAATTTAGTTAAATGGTTGTTGTTTAACCGAAAAGGTAACGAGTGGAAATCTACAAAAACTTCAGCTAAAGCGATATATTCCCTTATTGGCTTTATGAAAAATAGTGGAGCCTTAGATAAATCAACGCTGGTTGATTTGAAGTGGGGTGATTTAAACAAAAAAATTGATATTGACCCCTTCGAGTTTAAAAAAGAACCATTAAGATTTATCAAAACTGAAAACTTTAAACCTGGTGACGGCGTTATTGAGTTCAAAAAGACGGGAACTCTGCCGGTCATAGCTTCATCAACTTGGATCTATACGTCGGATAAAATCAATTCCGCTTCGGCATCGTCTGTGTTGTCTTTAGATCGTCAATTTTATCAGGTTAAAGGCGATGCTAATAAACAGACTTTAGCGCCACTAAAATCAGAAGCTAAAATTAAAGTTGGAGATGAAGTGGAAGTCCAGTTAAAAATCAATGCTAAATCGCAGTTAGAGTATATTCACTTGAAGGACCCTCGAGGTTCTGGTTTCGAGGCCAACCAGCTTTTAAGTGGTTATGTTTGGGATTTGCTAGCAAGATACGAAGAGCCTAGAGATTCATTAACTAACTTTTTTATCTCGTGGCTTCCGAAAGGGGAATACATTTTAAAACATCGATTTAAAGCCACAACAAAAGGAAAATACAAGTTTGGATCCGCGGTGATTCAATCCATGTACTCGCCGGATATGTCAGCATATAGTTCAGGAATGATTTTAGAAGTTGAATAGTTTTACAGAATTTAGTTTCGCGAAATTCTTTAGCAAAGTTTATTGCAAGACATAATAGACCTCTTTCATATTAGGTGGCCTCAGCGAAAAATAAAGGGTCCACCTCTAGGCGCATCTAAGGAAGTTAATATTTATTTTTTCAATTTCAAGGAGCCTGTGATACTTTCCAGCGCATGAGATTAGCCTATGCTTCATATATTTTTCCAAAGTTTAAAAATTTAACAGCAGCTTTTTCAGAATCGGCAGGTCGATTAATGGAAGAATTTACCTGCGAGGCAACCATCAAGATTGATGGGACATATTTCAAAACACCAATGGAAGTTGGACCAGTGAAGAATGATAAAAATAAAAGAATCAAAAGCTTTAAAGATATGTCTTCATTTTTTATCAGAACCGCGACGACTTTATGTCCAAATGCTAGCGTTGCAGTTGATCGTTTTCATTTGGCTGAACAACTTCACGTGTGCATTCGTACCTGACTAGGCCAGCAGCATCATATAAAAAAAGATTGGCTGATATTAGAATTGATGCGACGAAAACCCAAGAAAAAAATCCGAATAGTGTTCCTAAAAATTATAGTGAGGTCAAATCATTGATCTCAAAGTTAAATATGGAACTAAAGCTGTTACAGAATGCTGTAAATACGAATGTAGAAAATATGACTTCTATGATGCGGGAAGCTGAGCTCCTTTATTCAGAGATTCCTAAAAACGAGCAACAAACTGATAACAATAATAAACTAAGAAAAGGAATTGCTGACCTTCTAAATCGCGCGGAGCTTACAAATAAAGCTATGATAATCAGTTTAGAAAGTTTTGACCCCTTCTTAGAGCAGGTAGTAGCTGCAAGAGTCTTTCTTCTGAATGGCAGCAGCGAAAATTCGGCAGTAACCAAAAGAGCTCCAAAAGATATAAACCAATACAACAAAGCTCTAATTTCGCTCGACAATTTTTTGAATATTTTTAATGCGCTCATGTTAAGAAATGAAACAACTCGACAAAAAATAGACTTTCTACGGAAAACTTTAACTTGAACCTCATCTGCACTTGATAAACTAATTGGCAAATCTGATGGAAAGTTAAAGTCCTTCTTTAGTTTTTTTATTCTTCATTGATCAAGACGCCATAGACTCATCGCCGAGCAACCAGTCATTCTATTCACTGTTTCAGTTACCCCCACATAACCCTTGAAGTTGATACGGAACCTGCCATTGATTTTGAATATGCGCCCAGATATCTGCTGGCCCCACCAAGTTTTCCGGTCATAACTTTAAAAAATCCTGATCTTTTCGCAGGCAAACTCCATGCACTACTATTTCGAAAATGGAAAAATAGAATTAAAGGACGAGATTTTTATGACTATGGTTGGTACATTAAAAATAAAATCCCAGTTCGATTCAACTATCTCAAAGCAAAATCAATCCAAAGCGGTCACTGCCAAGTTAATGATTTGCGAACGTTAAATCAATAATGCTGTTTAGAAAGCCTTAGTAGCGTATGTTAATTTTTCTTTCTTTTCAACCCTGACTGGGAAAGTAACAATTCCGACAACAATGCAATTGGAACATTTCGATTTAATATGTGATCGCCTTCCATTATACAGTGAAGGACCGGAATTTCTTTATTCTTAAAACACTTTCTAACTGCTGGAAAATTCTTCAATTCTATTGGATTTTGATAACTAATTTTAGATTCAACAAAAAGAAATTCATTCGATCCTTTTTGAATTAAAAAATCAATCTCTTCTTGGTCCTTAGTTCTCCAATGAAAGATTTCCCAATCTAGTTGGAAATTATTTGTTAATTTATAAATTTCCGAAAAAACCAAGTTCTCAAATAAAAAACTTTGTTGTGGCGAAGTTAAAATCGGCTCTGCCGATGACCATCCTTGAAGACGACAAGCCAATCCAGTATCTATAAAGAAAATTTTTGGTGACTTAATTAACCTTGATGTTAAGTTTCCAGAAAAGGGTTTAACAAGAAAAATGACTCTCATCCGCTCTAATAAAGAGGTCCATTCCTTTATTGTCTTTGCATCAACACCTAATTCATTTGCAAAACCAGAGTATTCCAAAACTTGTCCGACTCTGCCCGCTAACAATTTAACAAATTTTAAAAACTCAAACTGTTTCTGAATTCCCGAAGTCAAGACAATATCTTTTTCTATATAGGAATTAATATAATCATCTAAATATTTTTTAATATTCTTACCTTCACGAGCATATAACTCAGGCCATCCACCAGTGTACATAATATCCTGGATTGTTTTTTTGTGAATGCAATATTTCGTGAATACTTAAGGTATTTAAATCGAAGAAGCTTGCTCGCCCTGCCAAACTCTCTTTTATTTGATGATCCAAGAGAATTTGATTCGAGCCAGTGAGTCTAATTATAGTCTTATGACTTTTATTTTCCCTTTTATAGAGATCAATTTTTCTTTTTAGGGATGGAAATAAATTGGGTGCATACTGAGCTTCATCAATAAAGAGATTATCTTTTCCAAATTGTTTTAGAAAGAGCTCTGGGTCCGATTGGGCGAGCTGACGAAGTGACGAATCATCTAATGAAATTTCTTTAAAACTTGGATCCAAATGTAAAATTAGGCTAGATTTCCCACATTGTCTGGGACCCCTTAAAATCTGAATCGGGTCACTATTTTCAGTTAATAAGTTTGATATATCTCTGTCTATCCACATATTTGGCCATAATGGAATGCTATTCCGTTTTAGTCAAAAACCAATTTAGAATCTATTCACAGACCAGAAATGCTGGTCTCACCATTCTTTCTTTAATTTTTAAAGATTAATTAAATTATGGAAAATAGACTAACGGATCTCCCCCAGCAAATTCTTTTTCTATGATTTTTAATGCTTGAAATATTTTGTCTTTTTTTGGGTCTCCGAATTCTTTTTTTCTTGAATTCACTGATTTATTTATCCATGAATTTGCTTGTGAAACTAAGAGAATGAACTCAGCTATTTTATGCTCACGCTCCTCGGTCCAAGGTAGGTTCGCCCAAAGCAGACGACTTTGCTCTTCTAAAATGCTATCTAAGCGATTTGGCACATCAGCCTTCTCCGTCGTTTCTAATTCCCGACGTGTATCAATATAAACTTTACCCTCTGCTTGAAGGAGGCTCAAAGTCCCCTTCCCCTCAGCTAAAATAGGAAGAGTTGCCTTGGTCATAAGGTAACTAAAGATAGGCCTAGGCACGGGACCAACATTTAACAAAAGAATTGAAGATTCCAAAGTTTCATCTAAAAGAACCTGCTGCAGGGGTACCTGATCTATGCCAGTAAGTAATTGAAGATTTACCGAAGGGTCATTCAATCCGGATTTAATCGAAGCAAGTTGACTTGGGCTTAAATCATTAAAAATAGGTAGAATGACACCTGACTTCTTGAAATTTTTTGGTGATACTTTCATGGCTCTTGCTAGGGCTCGAACATAATTCACGAGCACACTTTCTCCAGATAATTTGGTAGGAGTTTTCATAAATCCAAGGCCATAGATAGGAGCCAGATCCCAGGACGCATGCGTTCCACCAGTAACCTTCAATATGTTTCTTAAAAACTCTTCAGATGACCCACCAAGAATTTGTCGATTTTGTCTATCCCTTGCTTTGGCACTATTCAAAGCTGCTGATTCTGAAGGAACTTCTTGAAGAATCTGGAATGAATCTAATTGGGGGAGGGGCTTTTCGTAAACTTTAAAGCCTCTTTGCACTGTCACCATTGCTGGGTAAATCCAATTGCTAGGATTTATGGTCAATACAAGACTGGCTTTTAAAACTGCTGGAAGTGCCCCTGTCTGCTGTCCGAAAAGGTATCCTCCCCCATCATGAGCAGGAGCAATGGCCATATCCACCTGTTGTTGATGACGCTTTTGGAACTCAGAAAGACTGATGAGCTCGAGGGTTTCGGATAAGCGCTGAAGACCGCTTCCTTCGGGATTGAATTCTTCAAACAAGGTTGCCAATTTGATACGATTGTCTCCAAATCCATAAAGAATATGATCATCGTAAACGACCTGCATTCTACCTTTATAACCAAGATGAAGTACCCGATGAATCATATCCAAGGTCAT
Protein-coding regions in this window:
- a CDS encoding nucleotidyl transferase AbiEii/AbiGii toxin family protein; this translates as MHCFSYPHITLEVDTEPAIDFEYAPRYLLAPPSFPVITLKNPDLFAGKLHALLFRKWKNRIKGRDFYDYGWYIKNKIPVRFNYLKAKSIQSGHCQVNDLRTLNQ
- a CDS encoding DUF4143 domain-containing protein, with product MYTGGWPELYAREGKNIKKYLDDYINSYIEKDIVLTSGIQKQFEFLKFVKLLAGRVGQVLEYSGFANELGVDAKTIKEWTSLLERMRVIFLVKPFSGNLTSRLIKSPKIFFIDTGLACRLQGWSSAEPILTSPQQSFLFENLVFSEIYKLTNNFQLDWEIFHWRTKDQEEIDFLIQKGSNEFLFVESKISYQNPIELKNFPAVRKCFKNKEIPVLHCIMEGDHILNRNVPIALLSELLLSQSGLKRKKN
- a CDS encoding transposase, encoding MRLAYASYIFPKFKNLTAAFSESAGRLMEEFTCEATIKIDGTYFKTPMEVGPVKNDKNKRIKSFKDMSSFFIRTATTLCPNASVAVDRFHLAEQLHVCIRT
- a CDS encoding RNA methyltransferase codes for the protein MTAPLPFARLEFLTSKQNPKFKIWKSLLQAKGRKTEKLFLLSGEKIILDFFNKSGNDRLNKKKSISDFQISAILFPDNEALYLHFMNLINGSTPSDWRGDDKDSNQGQKMKAYRLSADLFNELDTLGTHFCLVVLTSKEFKGANLNTPPVDLELVCPISDPSNLGAICRSAYGFGVKKLILTKNSADPYHPKSLKSSSGVALQMQFERLDKELSQIQPNQISEYDVGLDLLGTAISEYPWPKNLRLWLGEEGQGLKIIPRAQCLFIPTQGIESLNVTVAGSIALYLYQSSRNK
- a CDS encoding AAA family ATPase translates to MWIDRDISNLLTENSDPIQILRGPRQCGKSSLILHLDPSFKEISLDDSSLRQLAQSDPELFLKQFGKDNLFIDEAQYAPNLFPSLKRKIDLYKRENKSHKTIIRLTGSNQILLDHQIKESLAGRASFFDLNTLSIHEILHSQKNNPGYYVHWWMA